From Solanum lycopersicum chromosome 4, SLM_r2.1:
TGGACCATTACGAGGAGCAAGAAAGAGAGTGGAGGGTGAGGGAAGAAGCGAAGGCGGACATAAAGGAGGAGATCAAGAGGGCAATGAGAGAATTGCAATGCACTCCAGACGTCGTCGGGTTAAGCTACGCAGAACTATGCATCCACCCAGACTTGAACCTGCCTGAAGGGTTCAAGATCCCGAAGTTTGATACCTTCGGAGGGGTGGGCAACCCCATGGCACACCTAAGAGCGTACTTCAAccaactcgtgggagttggcaaagatGAAGCCCTGCTGATGAGGTTGTTCAGCCGGAGTCTGTGCGGTGAGGCCTTGGAATGGTTCACATCGCACGAAACTCGACAATGGCCCAGTTGGAGAGCACTGGCTAAGGATTTTATAGACAGATTCGCATACAACGTAGAGATAGTCCCGGATTGGTACTccttggagaagatgaagcagaaaccCACAGAAAGCTATCGAGAGTTCGCGTACAGATGAAGGAAAGAGGCAGCGAGGGTGAGGCCTCCGATGACTGAGAAGGAGATTGTAGAGGTGTTCGTACGAGTGCAGGAACCCGAGTACTACGAAAGAGTCATCTTATTAATCGGCACCAAGTTCACCGAGATAGTCAAAGTGGGTGACACTATCGAAGATGGCCTGAAGTCGGGGAAGATAGACTGAGTGTCTGCATCTCCTGGGTCTTCCGGACTGgtgaggaagaaaagagaggagGTTGCCGCTATCTCATACGGGGGAAGAAAGGCCCCCAGAAACTTAACACGTCCTCAAGACCGCTCCAAGCCTCCATCAAAGTCTCATCAAGCCTATCATCCACAATCAAATCATCCGGCAACTACTATGCCGCCCCCACTTATCCAGATGCCCATATTTTGTCGTATTAGAATCCGCCCCAAATTCCCCAAAATTTTCCCTCCGTATATCAAAACTACCCCCAAGCCCAAGCTATCGAGCACCTTCCCCTGCATATCAAATACAAACTCCAGCATATCAAAGCCCCCTCCCAAATTAACAAACTCCAATGCCAAACTACCAAACAAATCCCTACCCCAGAACCCAATCTCCACGCCCAAATGCCTGCACTTATCAACAAGTCCCTCCCTCTCAACAGAGCGGGTATGATCCCCCTCGCCCCAGGTTTGAGAAGAATCCCTCCAGAAGATTCACCGCGTTGGCTGAAAGCAGAACTAAATTGTTCAAAAGATTATCCGCAGCAggatacatccaccctgtgggGCCCAAGCCCGTGGATGTCAATTCCAGATTCTACAGACCGGAGCAGAGATTTGTTTATCATTCCAACACTGTTGGACATGATACAGAAGACtgtatcaatctcaagcacAAGATCCAGGATTTGATTGACCAGGAAGTGGTCTCCCTTCAGCCTGCGGCGCCAAACGTCAACACGATCCGTTGCCAAATCATGGGGGTGGGAACATCAACATGATAGAAATTGACGAAGATAAGCGTGAAACGAAGAGAATTACTCCTGTTGTTCAGGAAGACATGGAAAGGGCTGTCGCTTCTTTGAGCGTCAGGGAAAAGGGATAGTTCGTCATTCTGACACCTGCAAAGGTTGTTGCCTTAGTGCCCTCAAAGACTCTCGCCAAACCCAAGTTTGTTATAGAAACGGCTGTGGCTCAAGGCATGACTGGATTTGGCAGATGTTTCACTCCTGACGAGCTTGCTCTTGGAGGACAAAAGAAAGATCATGCCAAGAGACCGATCAGCGAAGCAGAAGCCGAGGAGTTCTGGAGGAGAATGCAGCCCAAAGATTACTCCATTGTCAAGCACTTGGAGAAGACTCCAGCCCAGATTTCTTTGTGGGCCCTGCTGATGAGCTCCTGGTCCCACAAACAGGCTTTGATGAAAGCCTTGGATGACACGTATGTGCCCTCAGGTACGAGCAGCGACAATGTAGCTGCTATGATTCACCAAGTCATTCGGGGACACCGCATCAGTTTCTGCGATGATGAATTGCCGGCCGAAGGGAGGGCCCATAATAAAGCTCTACACATCACCGTGATATGTCGCAGAAAGATCATCAACCGTGTTTTGGTAGACGACAGATCTGGACTGAACATATGCCCCTTGTCCACATTGAAGCAGTTGAGGTTTGACCTCGGAAAGTTGGAGCAAAACCAGGTCAATGTGAGAGCATTCAACGGTGTACAGAGAGACACGTTGGGAGCAGTAAACTTAACCATCCAAATGGGCCCCGCGGAATTCGAGGAAAAGTTCCAGGTGTTGGATATCGACACCAGCTATAACCTCCTTTTGGGAAGGCCATTCATTTACATGGCTGGAGCTGTCCCCTCCACTCTCCACCAAGTGATGAAACTAGTATGGAAAAATAAAGAACTAGTTATTCACGGGGAAAGGAGCCATTCAGGTAAGCAGGTGCCGGTCTTGGACAAGACGCCGCAAAGTTCAGACTTCTACACGGTGGAGTTGGTAATGCCACCGATGAGGGCTTGGCCCCGCAGACTCCCATGCCGGCCATGTACAGAATGATCGCCACGATAATGTTGCAGAGCGGATTCGAACCAGGTTTCGGATTAGGAAGGAATGCCCAAGGGATCATTGAGCCAGTTCCTGTCCTTGCTCAAGGATCAAAGTATGGTTTGGGAtacatccccacagatgatgatGTGATCACACCTCTCTATCAATCCTTTCCATTCCCGGAGCATGCCGAGCCTGAAGACAgcggggaaggaatctgtggcCTTTTCAAGGAGATTAACACTGTTATCGAGGAGGAGGCTGAGCCAGCTGGCATTCGTGATGCTGAACTAGGGGAGATGCTGCAAAATTGGACGTCCACGCCGATCCTGATGTCCCGAACTCTGTGGTAGAAAGGAGTTATTTTGTGCATACCAAAATCGGTGGTCATccggaagaggcccgagacccaccatttctgcattttcttgattttgaattttgttgtgaTGTTTAAAAGGCGACATGGCCTTGTGCCATGACCCAAGTTTGCATTTTGTTCGATTTAAATGAAAGACTCCTTATGTtgactttgtttatttaattatgtgttatattttactttcctaattttgtctgtttatgatttcagtaatgTAACTTACAAACCtaccaatgtcatgtcatgtcatgagctaAATGAGCAAAATTAGGCAAATGACGACGAGGTTGACGACTATGACGAAGAAAGTGGGGAACCGGATTATGTGGCAGAAGAATTTTGACAGTTCGAGAATCAACATAAACCGAATCTGGAATAGACAGAAACGGTGAATTTGGGAGATTCAGAAAgtgtcaaagaggttaagatcagcacTCGCCTGAATGAAACTCAGAAGGAGAGCCTGGTTCATCTGCTTGCCGAATACATGGATGTGTTCGTTTGGGAAGTCGGTGATATGCAGGGTTTGAGTACAgatgtcgtatctcataagctAACTATCAACCCTGGGTTCGAGCCGGTGAAACAAAAGACTCGAAAATTCAAGCCTgaattgagtttgaagattaTGGAGGAAATCACCAAGCAGATAGAGTCTCGATTGGTGGAAGTAACGCAATATCCAACCTGGTTGGCCAATGTCGTTCCGGTcgccaagaaagatggaaaaatcaggatttgtgtCGATTACAGAGATCTCAAGAAGGCTAGTCAAAAGGATATTTTCCGTTGCCAAATATCCATATTCTGATTGAAAACTGtgccaaacatgagatgcagtcatttgtggattgttacgcgGGTTATTACCAAATTTTGGTGGATAAAGAAGACGCAGAAAAAAACGGCCTTCATTACTCCTTGGGGGGTATATCACTACAGGGTAATGCCGTTCGGCCTCAAGAACGCCGGTGCTACTTACATGAGAGCCATGACGACTATCtttcatgacatgattcatAAGGATATTGAAGTGTACGTGGACGACGTCATAATCAAATCCCGTGAGAGTTTGGATCATTTGACACACCTGAGAAAATTCTTTGAGCGTTTGTGTCGGTACAACTTGAAGCTAAATCCCGCCAAATGTGCTTTTGGAGTCCCAGCTGGGAAGTTGTTGAAGTTTATAGTCAGCATaagaggtattgagctcgacccttccaagatcaaagcgattcaagagttacctccgccgaaaacgagaaaagaggtgatgagtttcttgggGAGGTTGAACTATATCAGCCGGTTTATAGCACAATCGATAGTGGTATGTGAGCCTAATTTCAAGTTGCTGAAGAAATACGCCCCGACTAAGTGGACTGAGGAGTGCCAAACTGCTTTCGACGCTATCAAGAGCTATTTATCTAACCCACCGATATTGGTTCCACCacgagaagggagtcctttgttgctGTATTTGTCTATTTCGGATAATGCCTTTGGATGTGTACTTGATCAACACGACGAGACAGGGAAGAAGGAAAGGGCTATCTACTACATAAGCAAGAAGTTTACTCCGTACGAATCTCGCTACACTTTGCTGGAGAGGACATGCTGTGCTCTGACGTGGCTTGCCCAGAAGCTGAGACACTATTTGTCATCGTATACTACATATCTCATTTCCAGAATGGACCCATTGAAGTACATCTTCCAGAAAGTGATGCCGACTGGAAAGTTAGCTAAGTGGAAAAtgctgttgagtgagtttgatatCATGTACgtgactcagaaggcaataaaggcacaagctttggctgatcatATTGCGGAAAATCCCACGATGAATATGAACCACTTAAGAcgtattttcacgatgaagaagtgtcatttgtgggtgaagatacCTCCGAAGCTTATCCAGGTTGGATATTATTCTTCGATGGAGCGGTGAATCACCAGGGGTAAAGGTGTTGGAGCAGTCTTGGTATCTgaatctggtcagcactatcctatgGCGGCTAAACTGCGCTTCaactgc
This genomic window contains:
- the LOC138348175 gene encoding uncharacterized protein; amino-acid sequence: MPNYQTNPYPRTQSPRPNACTYQQVPPSQQSGYDPPRPRFEKNPSRRFTALAESRTKLFKRLSAAGYIHPVGPKPVDVNSRFYRPEQRFVYHSNTVGHDTEDSCGAKRQHDPLPNHGGGNINMIEIDEDKRETKRITPVVQEDMERAVASLSVVALVPSKTLAKPKFVIETAVAQGMTGFGRCFTPDELALGGQKKDHAKRPISEAEAEEFWRRMQPKDYSIVKHLEKTPAQISLWALLMSSWSHKQALMKALDDTYVPSGTSSDNVAAMIHQVIRGHRISFCDDELPAEGRAHNKALHITVICRRKIINRVLVDDRSGLNICPLSTLKQLRFDLGKLEQNQVNVRAFNGVQRDTLGAVNLTIQMGPAEFEEKFQVLDIDTSYNLLLGRPFIYMAGAVPSTLHQVMKLVWKNKELVIHGERSHSGKQVPVLDKTPQSSDFYTVELVMPPMRAWPRRLPCRPCTE